In Kaistella faecalis, a genomic segment contains:
- a CDS encoding serine hydrolase domain-containing protein → MKNIIRSLLVLTGVFCGAFMLTAQDRATQFDNIFTQLHRDNKFSGNVLIAENGKPIFQKSYGFAFREKNELLNSESIFEICSIGKQFTAMLIMMLEKQGKLSYSDSLRKFLPDLPYHNITIRHMLNHTSGLPDYVDLAEKHWDSTKILMNEDAIALLAEKKPQVEFSPGTQWQYSNTGYLLLCKIIEKVSGQNFITQVKEKIFLPLEMSHTEVYRKRYEKRTIPNYAYGYVKDEKTDTYIMADSSQVDKAFVYFMDGIYGDGVTSSTAPDMLKWEQALYTEKLVSREMIEEAFSPAELNDGTTFGYGFGWMIKNTKEFGKILMHSGGWPGYKMWIERHPDTNKTIIIFANAGDAFEKLGSVRYLLYNMEEPPQKEIQLTRTQKKSLTGSYQFGTQMIHVSLTKNKLYIQSTRQAKKINLSANVDGSFFTKFKGEKIWFQKNNKNETTHLLIDSNTYPDRLFKKKE, encoded by the coding sequence ATGAAAAATATTATTCGATCATTACTGGTGCTTACAGGTGTGTTTTGCGGTGCATTTATGTTAACCGCGCAAGACCGTGCTACGCAGTTCGACAATATTTTCACCCAGCTGCACCGGGACAATAAATTCTCCGGCAACGTGCTGATCGCCGAAAACGGTAAACCCATTTTTCAAAAAAGCTACGGGTTTGCTTTCAGAGAAAAAAATGAGCTGCTCAATTCCGAATCTATTTTTGAAATCTGTTCTATTGGTAAACAGTTTACTGCGATGCTCATCATGATGCTTGAAAAACAGGGGAAGCTGAGTTATAGTGACAGTCTGCGAAAGTTTCTTCCGGATCTCCCATATCATAACATCACGATCCGCCACATGCTTAACCATACCTCCGGCCTACCGGATTATGTTGATCTTGCAGAAAAACATTGGGACAGCACTAAAATTTTGATGAATGAGGATGCAATTGCACTGTTGGCCGAGAAGAAACCCCAAGTTGAGTTTTCACCCGGCACACAATGGCAATATTCCAATACAGGATATTTGCTGCTGTGTAAAATAATTGAAAAGGTGAGCGGTCAGAATTTTATAACCCAGGTGAAAGAAAAAATCTTTCTGCCACTTGAAATGAGCCACACAGAGGTTTACAGGAAACGGTATGAAAAGAGAACAATCCCAAACTATGCGTATGGCTATGTAAAAGACGAAAAAACAGATACGTACATCATGGCGGATAGTTCGCAGGTTGATAAAGCGTTTGTTTATTTTATGGACGGTATTTATGGCGATGGGGTTACCAGCAGCACCGCTCCCGACATGCTGAAGTGGGAGCAGGCGCTGTACACCGAAAAACTTGTTTCGAGGGAGATGATCGAAGAAGCCTTTTCGCCTGCTGAACTCAACGATGGCACTACTTTCGGATACGGTTTTGGCTGGATGATAAAAAACACGAAAGAATTTGGAAAAATCCTGATGCATTCGGGCGGATGGCCCGGTTACAAAATGTGGATAGAGCGACATCCTGATACCAATAAAACCATCATCATTTTCGCAAATGCAGGTGATGCTTTCGAAAAATTAGGAAGTGTACGTTATCTGCTTTACAATATGGAAGAACCTCCCCAGAAGGAAATACAGCTGACCCGCACCCAGAAGAAGTCTCTTACCGGAAGTTATCAGTTTGGTACGCAAATGATTCATGTATCGCTGACGAAAAACAAATTATACATACAAAGCACCCGGCAGGCTAAAAAAATAAACTTATCTGCAAATGTGGATGGCAGCTTTTTCACGAAATTTAAAGGAGAAAAAATCTGGTTTCAAAAGAATAATAAAAATGAGACCACCCATTTGCTCATCGACAGTAATACTTATCCTGACAGGTTATTTAAAAAAAAGGAATAA
- a CDS encoding GNAT family N-acetyltransferase encodes MRLPPYDKFPIISGNKIVLREIKSSDINDIIEISFYDAVQATTPEQAIAMQAKIDLDYRNGNSIHWGIADQSTDKIVGTCGYYRGFDNGEGELGCVLLPQYRGQGYMTSALSSAIEFGLHTIGLKRIWAVTTLQNEKAIKLIEHLNFVKIKDLADDEVEYELKQLLTET; translated from the coding sequence ATGAGACTTCCACCATACGACAAATTTCCAATCATTTCGGGCAACAAAATAGTGTTAAGAGAGATTAAGTCTTCCGACATTAATGATATTATTGAAATCTCATTCTACGACGCTGTTCAGGCTACAACACCTGAACAGGCCATAGCAATGCAGGCTAAAATAGACCTTGATTACCGTAATGGAAATTCAATTCACTGGGGTATTGCAGATCAATCAACCGATAAAATTGTTGGCACCTGCGGTTATTATCGCGGTTTTGACAACGGAGAAGGAGAACTGGGTTGTGTGCTATTGCCCCAATACCGCGGCCAGGGTTATATGACTTCTGCCCTGTCTTCAGCAATTGAATTCGGACTCCATACTATCGGATTAAAACGCATTTGGGCAGTTACGACCCTACAAAATGAAAAAGCCATAAAACTTATTGAGCATCTTAACTTTGTAAAGATTAAAGATCTGGCTGATGATGAGGTGGAATATGAATTAAAGCAACTGTTAACCGAAACGTAA
- a CDS encoding tautomerase family protein: MPAILIEVRKDYNEAEGNKIIDAVHSAMVTAFQIPMEDKTIRLLVHPPHRFAVSPTKTQPELYTLISVDAFSGRSIDAKRKLFSETVKNLAELGIPKDHILIVVRDSMKESWGVQGGQSGYDVDLEFKVEV, from the coding sequence ATGCCAGCCATTTTAATAGAAGTCAGAAAAGACTATAACGAAGCAGAAGGAAATAAGATCATCGATGCAGTTCATTCAGCAATGGTAACCGCATTTCAAATACCAATGGAGGATAAAACCATCAGACTTTTAGTGCATCCACCTCACCGATTTGCTGTTTCACCAACAAAAACACAACCAGAATTATATACACTGATTAGTGTTGACGCATTTTCGGGACGTTCAATAGATGCTAAACGAAAACTGTTTAGCGAAACCGTTAAAAACCTGGCTGAATTAGGCATTCCAAAAGACCACATCCTCATTGTTGTGAGAGACAGCATGAAAGAAAGCTGGGGTGTACAGGGTGGACAATCAGGATATGATGTTGATTTAGAATTTAAAGTCGAGGTGTAA
- a CDS encoding helix-turn-helix domain-containing protein — protein sequence MNKVKYWREKQHLTQHELAEKSGLSLRTVQRIEAGSPLKGFTLNAIAKALELKPESLFEREEINNTERSKLINLSALAGLVIPFGGIIFPLILTSKTKDFYNRQLGKKITEIQIILTFLLSVFLIITPFIQREFQIQKPLFMYGLITFCILKLGIVIINGMSLNKSQKLSISLKDSFL from the coding sequence ATGAACAAAGTAAAATATTGGCGGGAAAAACAGCATCTTACTCAGCATGAACTTGCAGAAAAATCGGGGCTTTCATTGAGGACAGTTCAGCGGATTGAAGCCGGAAGCCCATTAAAAGGATTTACCTTAAATGCAATAGCAAAAGCATTAGAGCTAAAGCCTGAAAGTCTGTTCGAAAGAGAAGAAATCAACAATACGGAGCGCTCCAAATTAATCAACTTATCGGCGCTTGCAGGCTTGGTTATTCCCTTTGGCGGAATTATTTTTCCTCTGATTCTGACTTCAAAAACAAAGGATTTTTATAACAGACAGCTTGGAAAAAAAATAACTGAAATTCAAATTATTCTAACCTTCCTGCTTTCTGTGTTTTTAATCATAACTCCCTTTATTCAAAGAGAATTTCAAATACAGAAACCACTTTTCATGTATGGTCTTATCACGTTTTGTATTCTTAAATTAGGAATTGTCATCATTAATGGCATGAGTTTGAACAAATCCCAAAAACTTTCAATAAGCCTGAAAGACAGCTTCTTATAA
- a CDS encoding MepB family protein, with product MVKELIRLEKLLSATPLSQISNVVEDAESKDYSGYDFEAGKYQVKFRKAKITPKKVGQFVTLWRRNADNETEPFSETDHFDFCIILTEENEKHGLFLFPKSVLVKQHILSTHAKTGKRGFRVYPTWTKTENRQAEKTQRWQSHYFLDFSTENNEIQKRVSEITSNIFF from the coding sequence ATGGTTAAAGAATTAATAAGGCTCGAAAAACTGCTTTCTGCTACTCCTCTATCGCAAATTTCAAATGTTGTGGAAGATGCGGAATCAAAAGACTATTCAGGATATGATTTTGAAGCCGGAAAATACCAGGTCAAATTCAGAAAAGCGAAAATCACTCCAAAAAAGGTGGGTCAATTTGTGACGCTGTGGAGACGGAACGCTGATAATGAAACCGAACCTTTCAGTGAAACGGATCATTTTGATTTTTGTATCATTCTGACCGAAGAAAATGAAAAGCATGGATTGTTTTTATTTCCTAAATCGGTATTGGTAAAGCAGCACATTCTGTCTACACATGCAAAAACAGGAAAACGTGGTTTTCGGGTTTATCCGACCTGGACAAAAACAGAAAACAGACAGGCGGAAAAAACTCAGAGGTGGCAATCCCATTACTTTTTGGACTTCTCAACCGAAAATAATGAAATTCAAAAGCGCGTATCAGAAATTACATCGAATATTTTTTTCTAA
- a CDS encoding DoxX family protein gives MKYKKLRENRFNRWFIIHLRYLLGAAFIPSGYTKLIGNRFTQISTDHPIGYFFEGLYQSGFYYNFIGFAQLLAGFLIMTQRLATLGNLIYFSLIVNICIITISLSFKGTWLITSLMLFSSTVLLIWDSQKLKPIFSSHSTRSSRAYTEPSVCWQLTGMVYFLLFISFSVFNFGAGSSGFVVGLIFITFSLSNTFRYLNHRKNKNADDSKAFPQ, from the coding sequence ATGAAGTACAAAAAGTTAAGAGAAAACCGCTTTAACCGTTGGTTTATCATTCATTTGCGTTATCTGCTGGGGGCTGCATTTATACCTTCAGGCTACACCAAACTTATTGGAAACCGGTTTACTCAAATTTCAACAGATCATCCGATCGGTTACTTTTTTGAAGGGCTTTATCAGTCAGGTTTTTATTATAACTTCATTGGATTTGCACAGCTTTTGGCCGGCTTTCTAATAATGACACAGCGTTTAGCTACGCTGGGAAATTTAATTTATTTCAGTCTGATCGTTAATATCTGCATCATTACCATAAGCCTTTCTTTTAAAGGAACCTGGCTGATTACTTCGCTGATGCTTTTTTCCTCCACTGTCCTGTTAATCTGGGATTCTCAGAAGCTCAAGCCCATATTTTCATCCCATTCTACCCGGAGTTCCAGAGCATACACCGAGCCATCAGTTTGCTGGCAGCTTACAGGAATGGTCTATTTTTTACTTTTTATAAGTTTCTCAGTTTTTAACTTCGGTGCAGGTTCGAGCGGTTTTGTTGTAGGTTTGATTTTTATAACATTCTCATTATCAAATACTTTTAGGTATCTGAATCATCGAAAGAACAAAAATGCTGATGATAGCAAAGCATTTCCGCAATGA
- the cphA gene encoding cyanophycin synthetase, with the protein MKIEKIQVLKGPNIWSIRRKKLIQMRLDLEEVEHLPTNKIEGFRERLEKLIPSLITHRCSEGVEGGFFQRVEMGTWMGHVIEHIALEIQTLAGMDTGFGRTRETKSPGIYNVVFSYLEENSGVYAAEQSVEIAARLIDGRDYDIDACIQELREIRERERLGPSTGSIVEEAAARKIPWIRLGRNSLVQLGYGVNQQRFQATITGKTSSIAVDIACNKELTKKMLDEAAIPVPSGDLVSEPEELEKVIRKIGYPIVLKPLDGNHGKGSSINVNDMESAIIGLQHAQAYSRRVIVEKYITGYDFRVLVINHKMVAAARRVPAHIVGDGEMNIQQLIDKENLDPRRGYGHENVLTEILVDKDTNELLEKLNYSLETVPQKGEIVYLKSTANLSTGGTSIDVTDMIHPENVTMCERISKIVGLDVCGIDIMAENLTQPLKESGGAILEVNAAPGFRMHLAPSEGLPRNVAAPVVDMLYPQGKPCRIPIIAVTGTNGKTTTTRLIAHIVKNNGYRVGFTTSDGIYIQNTMLTKGDTTGPISAEFVLKDPTVEFAVLETARGGILRSGLGFSSCDIGVLTNIKEDHLGLNDIHNLKDLTRVKRVVLDSVRKGGWSVLNADDDYSMRLMPDIESKVAIFSLDENNPHILKFAKEGKVTCVYEDGFITIKKGDWKIRIVKAINVPITMEGKARFMISNVLAASLAAYLQGFAIEDIANSLRTFIPSPALTPGRLNVFRFKKFKVLIDFAHNPAGYEAIEDYLKNVDSPKKIGIISGVGDRRDGDIRECGKIAGRMFDHIIIRNEKHLRGRTEDEINGLVIDGMQSSGKDVSYEIIPKEIDALKHAMSLAEENTFITALSDVISNAIDLVQEYQHKEILEEGTTL; encoded by the coding sequence ATGAAAATTGAAAAAATACAGGTTTTAAAGGGTCCGAATATTTGGAGCATTCGCAGGAAAAAACTCATTCAGATGCGGCTGGATCTGGAAGAAGTGGAGCACCTTCCCACCAATAAAATTGAGGGTTTCCGTGAAAGACTCGAGAAACTTATTCCTTCGCTTATCACCCACCGCTGTTCCGAAGGTGTAGAAGGAGGATTTTTTCAGCGGGTGGAAATGGGCACCTGGATGGGCCACGTCATTGAACATATTGCACTCGAAATACAGACTCTGGCAGGAATGGATACCGGTTTCGGAAGGACGCGGGAAACCAAATCACCGGGCATTTATAATGTGGTATTCAGTTATCTTGAAGAGAATTCCGGGGTCTATGCTGCTGAGCAGTCCGTAGAAATTGCCGCCCGTCTTATTGATGGCCGCGATTACGATATTGATGCCTGCATACAGGAACTCCGCGAAATCCGGGAGCGCGAAAGACTCGGGCCATCTACCGGCAGTATCGTAGAAGAAGCAGCTGCCAGAAAAATCCCTTGGATCCGGCTCGGCCGTAATTCTTTGGTGCAGTTGGGTTATGGTGTTAATCAGCAGCGTTTTCAGGCAACCATTACCGGTAAAACTTCATCTATTGCAGTGGATATTGCCTGCAACAAGGAATTGACCAAAAAAATGCTTGATGAAGCAGCAATCCCCGTCCCGTCAGGAGATTTGGTTTCCGAACCCGAAGAACTCGAAAAAGTAATCCGTAAAATTGGTTACCCAATTGTGCTGAAGCCGCTTGACGGAAATCACGGCAAAGGATCATCCATTAACGTAAATGATATGGAAAGCGCCATCATCGGTCTTCAGCACGCACAGGCATATTCCAGAAGGGTGATTGTTGAAAAATACATTACCGGCTACGACTTCAGGGTACTGGTCATTAACCACAAGATGGTGGCAGCGGCGCGCAGAGTGCCTGCCCATATTGTTGGCGACGGTGAAATGAACATCCAGCAGCTTATTGATAAAGAAAATCTGGACCCAAGAAGAGGGTACGGACACGAAAATGTCCTCACAGAAATTCTGGTTGATAAAGATACCAACGAACTTCTTGAAAAACTTAATTATTCCCTCGAAACCGTTCCTCAAAAGGGCGAAATTGTTTATCTGAAATCCACTGCAAACCTTTCTACAGGCGGAACGTCCATCGATGTAACTGATATGATTCACCCGGAGAATGTCACCATGTGCGAAAGGATTTCCAAGATTGTAGGATTGGATGTGTGCGGAATCGATATTATGGCCGAAAATCTTACGCAGCCGCTCAAAGAAAGTGGCGGTGCAATACTTGAAGTGAATGCTGCACCGGGATTCCGGATGCATTTGGCACCGAGTGAAGGTTTACCGAGAAACGTAGCTGCTCCGGTAGTAGATATGCTTTATCCTCAGGGTAAACCTTGCCGGATTCCGATCATTGCAGTAACGGGAACCAATGGAAAAACGACTACGACCAGACTGATCGCACATATTGTAAAAAACAACGGTTACAGAGTAGGTTTCACGACTTCCGATGGAATTTATATCCAGAATACCATGCTCACCAAGGGTGATACCACAGGCCCTATTTCCGCGGAATTCGTCCTTAAGGATCCGACGGTAGAATTTGCTGTTCTGGAAACTGCACGGGGCGGAATCCTGAGGTCCGGATTAGGATTCAGTTCCTGTGATATAGGCGTTCTGACAAATATTAAAGAAGATCACCTTGGTTTGAATGATATTCATAACCTCAAAGATCTAACCCGTGTAAAAAGGGTAGTGCTTGATTCTGTTAGAAAAGGCGGCTGGAGCGTTTTGAATGCCGACGACGACTATTCCATGAGACTAATGCCCGATATTGAGTCTAAAGTAGCGATTTTCAGTCTGGACGAGAACAATCCCCATATCCTAAAATTTGCAAAAGAGGGAAAAGTCACCTGCGTATACGAAGATGGTTTCATCACCATCAAAAAAGGCGACTGGAAGATCAGGATCGTAAAGGCCATCAACGTGCCGATCACCATGGAGGGTAAAGCCAGATTCATGATTTCCAATGTGTTGGCGGCAAGTCTCGCGGCGTATTTGCAGGGTTTTGCCATCGAAGATATCGCCAATTCACTCCGAACCTTTATTCCAAGCCCGGCTCTGACTCCGGGAAGACTCAATGTTTTCAGATTTAAAAAGTTCAAGGTTCTTATCGACTTTGCCCATAATCCGGCAGGCTATGAGGCCATTGAAGATTATCTGAAAAATGTGGATTCACCCAAAAAAATAGGAATCATTTCCGGTGTGGGAGACCGCCGCGACGGAGATATCCGCGAGTGTGGTAAGATTGCCGGCAGAATGTTCGACCATATCATTATCCGCAACGAAAAGCACCTGCGCGGCCGAACCGAGGACGAGATCAACGGTCTGGTGATCGACGGTATGCAGAGTTCAGGTAAAGATGTAAGCTACGAGATTATTCCGAAGGAAATCGATGCGCTGAAACACGCAATGAGCCTGGCCGAGGAAAACACCTTTATCACCGCCCTGAGCGATGTTATTTCCAACGCTATCGATCTCGTGCAGGAATACCAGCATAAGGAAATCTTAGAAGAGGGCACAACTCTTTAA
- a CDS encoding cyanophycinase has product MRPVGKLMIIGGAVNKGSFAETDYDQNVEKNLNFFERGILRKIINESRLKENSIIEIITTASQIPQIVGPEYKKAFEFLGSKTVNILDIQNREQANSDAIVARANAADVVMFTGGDQLRLTSILGGTRFHDAILLKYQEQDFIYAGTSAGAAAASENMIYQGSSSEALLKGEIKTTQGLGFIENVIVDTHFVQRGRIGRLFQAVVNNPRTLGIGLGEDTGLYIHGDTMTAIGSGLVILVDGRFIKDTNLTKIDLGQPISIDNLTVHVMSQNDFFDLKTKELTIVNSQYSPIPQDR; this is encoded by the coding sequence ATGAGACCAGTTGGAAAATTAATGATCATCGGAGGTGCCGTAAACAAAGGCAGTTTTGCAGAAACCGATTACGACCAGAATGTAGAAAAAAACCTGAACTTTTTTGAGCGCGGAATTCTCAGAAAAATAATCAATGAATCCCGTTTAAAGGAAAATTCTATTATTGAGATCATCACCACCGCTTCGCAGATTCCGCAGATTGTAGGTCCAGAATATAAAAAAGCTTTTGAATTTTTAGGTTCCAAAACTGTCAACATTCTTGACATCCAAAACCGGGAACAGGCCAACAGCGACGCGATCGTTGCGCGCGCCAATGCTGCCGATGTAGTAATGTTTACCGGTGGCGACCAACTCAGACTCACTTCTATTCTTGGCGGGACAAGATTCCACGATGCCATCCTTCTGAAATACCAGGAGCAGGATTTCATTTATGCAGGAACTTCGGCAGGAGCCGCAGCAGCTTCGGAAAATATGATCTATCAAGGCTCCAGCAGTGAAGCCCTTTTAAAAGGTGAAATTAAGACCACTCAGGGTTTGGGATTCATTGAAAACGTAATTGTAGACACCCATTTTGTTCAGCGGGGCAGAATCGGCAGGCTTTTCCAGGCGGTAGTCAACAATCCGCGCACGCTGGGAATTGGGCTTGGTGAGGATACTGGGCTGTATATTCACGGAGATACGATGACCGCGATTGGTTCCGGGCTTGTGATTCTGGTGGACGGAAGATTCATTAAAGATACCAACCTAACCAAGATCGACCTTGGCCAGCCGATATCCATCGATAATCTCACGGTTCATGTGATGTCTCAGAATGATTTCTTCGATCTCAAAACAAAGGAACTCACGATCGTAAATTCTCAGTACAGCCCGATTCCGCAGGACCGTTAG
- a CDS encoding isoaspartyl peptidase/L-asparaginase, with translation MKIIIHGGFFSESDQSHEVKVAKQNSLKSIAAQAFEYLKSHSAEETVVYVVSLLEDDALFNAGTGSQIQSDGKIRMSASLMNGQNQKFSGVINIENVKNPIQIAQVLMKEDDRVLGGNGAKMYATENGFPDYSTEIPQRRKEYEEKLKNGGKGTVGCVALDQNGKLAAATSTGGKGFEIVGRISDSATVAGNFANEYCAVSCTGVGEDIVSNATAAKIVTRVTDGMKLEEAFGKTFTELKEIDGFAGAIAIDHHGNIFHQDSYPTMVFASYDGDEFEIFD, from the coding sequence ATGAAAATCATTATCCACGGTGGATTTTTTTCCGAAAGTGACCAAAGCCACGAAGTGAAAGTGGCAAAACAGAATTCACTAAAATCAATCGCAGCACAGGCTTTTGAATATTTAAAAAGCCATAGTGCAGAAGAAACGGTTGTATATGTGGTTTCGCTTCTGGAAGATGACGCTCTTTTTAATGCGGGAACCGGCTCCCAAATCCAGAGCGACGGGAAAATCAGAATGAGCGCTTCCTTAATGAATGGCCAAAACCAGAAATTTTCTGGTGTCATTAATATTGAAAATGTAAAAAATCCCATTCAGATCGCTCAGGTTCTTATGAAAGAAGACGACCGGGTTCTCGGCGGCAACGGCGCAAAAATGTATGCCACGGAAAATGGTTTTCCAGACTACTCCACTGAAATCCCGCAGCGCAGAAAGGAATACGAAGAAAAACTGAAAAACGGCGGCAAAGGCACCGTAGGTTGCGTGGCCCTCGACCAGAACGGAAAGCTGGCTGCGGCAACTTCAACAGGTGGTAAAGGTTTTGAAATCGTGGGCCGTATATCCGATTCAGCAACCGTGGCGGGAAATTTTGCCAATGAATATTGTGCGGTAAGCTGTACCGGAGTTGGTGAAGACATTGTGAGCAACGCTACTGCTGCTAAAATCGTTACCAGAGTTACCGACGGAATGAAACTGGAAGAAGCTTTCGGCAAGACTTTCACAGAGTTAAAAGAAATAGACGGATTCGCGGGAGCGATCGCTATCGACCATCACGGAAATATATTTCATCAGGATTCTTATCCTACCATGGTTTTTGCGAGTTACGACGGAGATGAATTTGAAATCTTTGATTAA